Proteins encoded together in one Pseudomonas sp. Seg1 window:
- a CDS encoding iron-containing redox enzyme family protein: protein MIDTFNRTGPLMEAASYPGWAQQLIEDCSESKRRVVEHELYLRMRDNKLSAKTMRQYLIGGWPVVEQFALYMAQNLTKTKFARHPGEDMARRWLMRNIRVELNHADYWVHWSRAHGVSMEDLQAQHVPPELHALSHWCWHTSSADSLIVAIAATNYAIEGATGEWSALVCSTGVYAAAFPEEDRKRAMKWLKMHAQYDDAHPWEALEIICTLAGMNPSKALQAELRQAICKSYDYMYLFLERCMQLETSERLLVSRERRVVVES from the coding sequence GTGATCGACACATTCAACCGAACCGGACCACTCATGGAAGCTGCAAGTTATCCCGGCTGGGCACAACAGCTGATCGAGGATTGCAGCGAGAGCAAGCGCCGGGTTGTCGAACATGAGTTGTATCTGCGCATGCGCGATAACAAGCTCAGCGCCAAAACCATGCGCCAGTACCTGATCGGGGGCTGGCCGGTGGTTGAGCAATTTGCCTTGTACATGGCGCAGAATCTCACCAAAACCAAATTTGCCCGTCACCCGGGCGAAGACATGGCGCGGCGCTGGTTGATGCGCAACATCCGCGTTGAACTCAATCACGCCGATTACTGGGTGCACTGGAGTCGCGCGCACGGCGTCAGTATGGAAGATCTCCAAGCCCAGCACGTGCCGCCCGAACTGCATGCGCTGAGTCATTGGTGCTGGCACACCAGTTCTGCCGATTCGCTGATCGTGGCCATCGCCGCGACCAATTACGCTATCGAAGGCGCGACCGGGGAGTGGTCGGCGCTGGTCTGTTCTACCGGGGTTTACGCCGCTGCGTTCCCCGAAGAAGACCGAAAGCGGGCGATGAAGTGGCTGAAGATGCACGCCCAATACGATGATGCTCATCCGTGGGAGGCGCTGGAAATCATCTGCACCCTGGCGGGCATGAACCCGAGCAAGGCTTTGCAGGCCGAGCTGCGTCAGGCGATCTGCAAGAGCTATGACTACATGTACCTGTTCCTGGAACGCTGCATGCAGCTCGAAACGTCGGAGCGTTTGCTGGTAAGTCGTGAGCGCAGGGTCGTGGTCGAGAGCTGA
- a CDS encoding EAL domain-containing protein, translating to MKQKRTLGTPRLLGIVWPFIAVVLFQALLGGVSLYVLSAVRGYVAGESLWSKGQKDAIYYLNLYADSRDESIFLKYQNAIAVPQGGHQLRLALDRQPPDLAAAREGILKGGNHPDDVSSLIWLYLNFRHFSYLETAIDRWTVGDAYLVELNDVAREMHRSIAQNSASSADIQGWKARIFAINDGVTPAAKAFSDALGEGSRMILRLLLFTNLATALGLIVLALLRTHKLLKQRHAFAEALQLEKDRAHVTLQSIGDGVITTDVSGAIDYMNPAAEAMTHWKAEQAAGLPLAALFNLLDDNAQTEGLTLIEHILSGQLSGGSEHSKLIQRLDGSTVSVTLVGAPIRNSGKVIGTVLVLHDMTQERQYIANLSWQATHDALTGLANRREFEYRLEQALHNLTRQSGRHALMFLDLDQFKLVNDTCGHAAGDELLRHICTLLQSGLREGDTLARLGGDEFGILLENCAPEAAEKIAESLRQTVQNLHFVWKGRPFLTTVSIGLVHVAQTPTTLEASLRAADMACYMAKEKGRNRVQVYHADDSELSLRFGEMAWVQRLHMALEENRFCLYAQEISPLKPSDGKGGHIEILLRLHDEAGRMILPDSFIPAAERYGLMSQLDRWVVQNVFKVIAQCIAQEHKGPLAMCAINLSGITIGDDAFLHFLREQFVIYSIPPEMICFEITETSAISNLGSAIRFINELKGLGCYFSLDDFCAGMSSFAYLKHLPVDFLKIDGSFVKDMLDDPINRAMVEVINHIGHVMGKQTIAEFVETTQIEQALLEIGVDYAQGYVIERPQLFTCDSLLSRPARPQPLLFKAPGTFR from the coding sequence ATGAAGCAAAAGCGGACTCTCGGAACGCCACGGTTGTTGGGCATCGTCTGGCCATTTATTGCCGTCGTGTTATTTCAGGCCCTGTTGGGGGGCGTGAGTCTTTACGTGCTGTCGGCCGTTCGCGGGTATGTGGCGGGGGAGAGTCTCTGGTCCAAGGGCCAGAAAGACGCCATCTACTACCTCAATCTGTACGCCGACAGTCGTGACGAGTCGATTTTCCTCAAATACCAGAATGCGATTGCCGTGCCTCAGGGCGGCCATCAGTTACGCCTCGCACTGGATCGCCAGCCGCCGGATCTGGCTGCTGCGCGCGAAGGCATTCTCAAGGGCGGCAATCACCCCGATGACGTCTCCAGCCTGATCTGGCTGTACCTCAACTTCCGTCATTTCAGTTACCTGGAAACCGCCATCGACCGCTGGACCGTGGGTGACGCCTATCTGGTCGAGCTCAATGACGTGGCGCGCGAGATGCATCGGAGCATTGCGCAGAACAGCGCCAGCAGCGCCGACATCCAGGGCTGGAAGGCGCGGATCTTTGCCATCAATGACGGCGTGACCCCGGCGGCGAAAGCGTTCAGCGATGCCCTGGGCGAAGGCTCGCGGATGATCCTGCGGCTGCTGCTGTTCACCAACCTGGCCACGGCGCTGGGCTTGATCGTGCTGGCCTTGTTACGCACGCACAAACTGCTCAAGCAGCGTCATGCCTTCGCCGAAGCGCTGCAACTGGAGAAGGACCGCGCGCATGTCACGTTGCAATCGATTGGCGATGGCGTCATCACCACTGACGTGAGCGGCGCTATCGATTACATGAACCCCGCCGCCGAAGCCATGACCCACTGGAAGGCCGAACAGGCCGCAGGACTGCCACTGGCGGCGTTGTTCAACTTGCTCGACGACAACGCCCAGACCGAAGGCCTGACCCTGATCGAGCACATTCTCAGCGGCCAGCTCAGTGGTGGCAGCGAGCACTCCAAGCTGATCCAGCGTCTGGATGGCAGCACGGTTTCGGTGACGCTGGTTGGCGCGCCGATCCGCAATAGCGGCAAGGTCATTGGCACGGTGCTGGTGCTGCACGACATGACCCAGGAGCGGCAATACATCGCCAATCTGTCGTGGCAGGCCACCCATGATGCGCTGACCGGGCTGGCCAACCGCCGCGAGTTCGAATATCGCCTGGAACAGGCATTGCACAACCTCACGCGCCAGTCCGGGCGGCATGCGCTGATGTTCCTCGATCTGGATCAGTTCAAACTGGTCAACGACACCTGCGGGCATGCCGCCGGCGATGAACTGTTGCGGCACATCTGCACGTTGTTGCAATCAGGCCTGCGCGAGGGCGACACGCTGGCGCGCCTGGGAGGTGACGAGTTCGGCATTCTGCTGGAGAACTGCGCGCCGGAAGCGGCTGAGAAGATCGCCGAGTCGCTGCGCCAGACCGTGCAGAATCTGCATTTTGTCTGGAAAGGGCGGCCCTTCCTGACCACCGTGAGTATCGGCCTGGTCCATGTCGCGCAAACGCCGACAACCCTCGAAGCCTCGCTGCGTGCTGCCGACATGGCCTGCTACATGGCCAAGGAGAAGGGGCGCAACCGCGTGCAGGTCTACCATGCCGACGATTCCGAGCTGTCGCTGCGCTTCGGCGAAATGGCCTGGGTGCAACGACTGCACATGGCGCTGGAAGAGAACCGCTTCTGCCTCTATGCCCAGGAAATCTCGCCGCTGAAACCGAGCGACGGCAAGGGTGGGCACATCGAGATTCTGCTGCGTCTGCACGATGAAGCCGGTCGGATGATTCTGCCGGACAGTTTCATTCCGGCCGCCGAACGTTATGGTTTGATGAGTCAGTTGGATCGCTGGGTAGTGCAAAACGTATTTAAGGTTATTGCTCAATGTATTGCACAAGAACATAAAGGCCCATTAGCAATGTGTGCGATTAATCTGTCAGGCATTACTATCGGAGATGACGCGTTTTTGCACTTCCTGCGGGAACAGTTTGTTATTTATTCGATTCCGCCTGAAATGATTTGTTTTGAAATTACTGAAACCAGTGCAATTTCAAACTTGGGTAGTGCAATCAGATTTATTAATGAACTCAAAGGCTTGGGCTGCTATTTCTCGCTTGATGACTTTTGTGCCGGAATGTCTTCATTCGCTTATCTGAAACATTTGCCTGTAGACTTCCTGAAGATCGATGGGAGTTTCGTAAAGGATATGCTGGACGACCCGATTAACCGCGCAATGGTCGAAGTGATCAATCACATCGGCCATGTCATGGGTAAGCAGACAATTGCCGAGTTTGTTGAAACAACCCAGATCGAGCAGGCATTGCTTGAGATTGGTGTGGATTACGCTCAGGGTTATGTTATTGAACGCCCGCAATTGTTTACCTGCGACAGTTTGCTAAGTCGCCCCGCCAGACCGCAGCCGCTGTTATTCAAAGCGCCTGGCACGTTCCGTTGA